One Microcoleus sp. bin38.metabat.b11b12b14.051 DNA segment encodes these proteins:
- a CDS encoding polysaccharide biosynthesis/export family protein, whose product MINADFPKQITAPVLSLTWCAIATTVMVAGFPLSSAAQVRLRPGATTPASGSLGRSVESYKLGGGDRILIEVLEVPDLTRGYEVLSDGSINLPLIGLISIRGLSLVEATKVIRNAYRRVLKDPVVTVSLVAARPLNVGVIGEVTRPGNFVITLTSGPGVTPSVQYPTVTQALRLAEGVTGVADIRNIRVRRPQTNGPDRVLNVNLWKFLEEGDISQDIILQDRDTIVIPTVATFNQAEARRFATANFSPPPEKPRSISIVGQVTRPGAYVVIGGNTTSDLSREGFPTVIRAIQLAGGITSEADIRQIQVRRITRRGEQIIPVNLWQFLESGDASQDTILQQGDTIIVPKATLVNPAEAGVLANTNFAPPGINIFVVGEVTTSLDPLRLPANATLNQALVSRGFFGYGNTRAKRKSVELVRINQDGTATKRTIEVDLTQGINEEVNPQLRNNDMIIVSRSGLVNFLDRINNVVAPVGPATGVLNFLSILRSLFR is encoded by the coding sequence GTGATTAACGCCGATTTTCCCAAACAAATCACCGCCCCAGTCTTGAGTTTGACTTGGTGTGCGATCGCTACCACGGTTATGGTTGCCGGATTTCCTCTATCTTCGGCGGCGCAAGTTCGATTGCGGCCCGGCGCCACCACACCGGCATCTGGGAGCCTCGGACGATCGGTAGAAAGCTACAAACTCGGCGGTGGCGATCGCATCCTGATCGAAGTCCTGGAAGTACCGGATCTCACCCGCGGCTACGAAGTCCTATCCGACGGTTCGATCAACCTGCCGCTGATCGGCCTGATTTCCATCCGCGGGCTGAGCTTAGTAGAAGCCACCAAAGTCATCCGCAACGCCTACCGCCGCGTTCTCAAAGACCCCGTGGTTACAGTCAGCCTCGTTGCCGCCCGCCCCCTCAACGTCGGCGTCATCGGAGAAGTTACCAGGCCTGGAAACTTCGTCATCACCCTGACTTCAGGCCCGGGCGTAACGCCCAGCGTACAGTATCCCACCGTCACCCAAGCGCTAAGACTCGCAGAAGGTGTTACAGGTGTCGCTGACATCCGCAACATCCGCGTCCGCCGCCCGCAAACCAACGGCCCGGATCGAGTGCTCAACGTTAACTTGTGGAAATTCTTGGAAGAAGGAGACATCTCTCAGGACATCATTTTGCAGGACAGAGATACGATCGTCATTCCCACAGTCGCCACCTTCAACCAAGCAGAAGCCCGCCGATTTGCGACGGCCAACTTTTCGCCACCGCCAGAAAAACCTCGATCGATCTCGATCGTCGGTCAAGTCACCCGCCCGGGGGCTTACGTAGTCATCGGCGGCAACACCACAAGCGATCTCAGCAGAGAAGGCTTCCCCACCGTCATCCGCGCCATTCAGCTAGCCGGCGGCATCACCTCCGAAGCCGACATCCGACAAATCCAAGTGCGCCGCATCACCAGAAGGGGCGAACAAATTATCCCAGTCAACCTGTGGCAGTTCCTAGAGTCCGGCGACGCCAGCCAAGATACGATCTTGCAGCAAGGAGACACGATCATCGTTCCCAAAGCCACCCTAGTCAACCCCGCAGAAGCTGGCGTACTGGCTAACACTAACTTTGCTCCCCCCGGCATCAACATTTTTGTAGTCGGAGAAGTCACAACATCCCTCGATCCCTTAAGGCTGCCAGCTAATGCCACCCTGAATCAAGCTTTAGTTTCCCGAGGATTTTTCGGCTACGGCAATACCAGAGCTAAAAGAAAGAGCGTAGAGCTAGTCCGCATCAATCAGGACGGTACAGCTACTAAACGGACGATCGAAGTCGATTTAACTCAAGGAATCAACGAAGAAGTCAATCCCCAACTTCGCAACAACGACATGATTATCGTCTCCCGCAGCGGTCTCGTGAACTTCCTAGACCGCATCAACAATGTCGTCGCGCCTGTCGGCCCAGCTACGGGAGTGTTAAATTTTCTCAGCATTCTCCGATCTTTGTTCAGGTAG
- a CDS encoding O-antigen ligase family protein: protein MARMIRELIFGNTYLLYLLTSVAVISTILIFQLAAQKKIGLLWEKWFAVAYVFISPHVNLPPFNYLHFINLTEAGDSNVAKLPWVFYPWVMFVLSGRFISFFQNQFVEALLYLVSRNPGFSLYCLLPITSTLWSLVPEITLKTGMAFTAFTIFSFYLGARYEWRELSGLLRWGYTSLAIVSVLRNPRIGAEFAGITGHKNAFGSLMVVNTALWYLHYTQGAKTQKERWISLVLMFFSLYLVRATSSGGSLVNSLMLIVVVSSLSFLSRLKFQWAFTSIVGFTVLGIITSVYIIDNLEAIVVGGLGKDLTLTGRTEFWPQLIAAANQRPWFGYGFDGFFQQDEIGEATPAYFIYTANGFQPRTAHNGAIAVLLSFGYPGLILILSSLVTNLVLAVRQLSRSLLSESGVPIIYLVFIILNNITEGSLGDIGDVWLGYVLITVRLCIDSSKSPSNSRGIYGGDVPQPLHPH, encoded by the coding sequence ATGGCGAGAATGATTCGGGAGCTAATTTTTGGCAATACTTATTTGTTGTATTTATTGACCTCTGTGGCAGTAATTAGCACAATTTTGATTTTTCAGTTAGCTGCACAAAAAAAAATCGGTTTGCTCTGGGAAAAATGGTTTGCTGTTGCTTACGTATTCATATCTCCCCACGTCAACCTGCCTCCATTTAACTACCTACATTTTATCAATCTTACTGAGGCAGGTGACAGTAACGTCGCCAAACTTCCCTGGGTTTTTTATCCCTGGGTCATGTTTGTTTTGTCTGGGCGATTTATTAGTTTCTTCCAAAATCAATTTGTCGAAGCTTTATTATATTTAGTTTCAAGAAACCCTGGATTTTCCCTGTATTGTTTGCTACCAATAACATCCACACTGTGGTCGCTAGTTCCCGAAATCACGCTCAAAACCGGGATGGCATTTACAGCTTTTACGATTTTTAGTTTTTATCTGGGCGCGCGATACGAGTGGCGCGAATTATCTGGGTTGCTGCGGTGGGGCTATACATCGCTGGCTATAGTTAGCGTTTTGCGGAACCCGAGGATCGGAGCTGAATTTGCTGGAATTACCGGCCACAAAAATGCTTTCGGCAGCCTGATGGTTGTGAATACAGCACTTTGGTACCTGCACTATACCCAAGGTGCTAAAACTCAGAAAGAACGCTGGATATCTCTAGTATTGATGTTTTTTTCCTTGTATTTGGTGAGAGCTACTAGCTCCGGAGGGTCTCTGGTTAATAGTTTGATGCTGATAGTTGTCGTGTCTTCTTTAAGTTTTCTAAGTCGGTTAAAATTTCAATGGGCTTTTACTTCTATAGTCGGTTTTACTGTGTTGGGGATTATTACCAGCGTTTATATCATAGACAACTTAGAGGCGATTGTGGTCGGTGGACTCGGCAAAGATTTGACGCTGACTGGGCGGACGGAATTTTGGCCACAATTGATTGCGGCAGCCAATCAGCGCCCTTGGTTTGGCTATGGATTTGATGGCTTTTTTCAGCAAGATGAAATTGGTGAGGCAACTCCTGCTTATTTCATATATACTGCCAATGGATTTCAACCCAGAACAGCTCACAACGGTGCTATAGCAGTATTGCTATCTTTCGGTTATCCGGGACTGATATTAATCTTATCTTCGCTGGTGACTAATCTGGTTTTGGCAGTGCGGCAACTGAGTCGGAGCCTGCTATCAGAATCGGGAGTACCGATTATTTACTTGGTGTTTATCATATTAAATAACATTACCGAAGGCTCTTTAGGTGATATTGGGGATGTGTGGCTGGGTTACGTGTTAATCACAGTTAGACTTTGTATCGATAGTAGCAAATCTCCATCCAATAGCCGCGGCATTTACGGAGGGGATGTGCCGCAGCCCCTGCATCCACATTAA
- a CDS encoding response regulator yields the protein MSTVMVVDDSVTLREMIADLLKGRGLNVTVASDGVEALEQIKANRPDLVVLDIVMPRMNGYEVCRRLKSDPKTQNLPVVMCSSKSEEFDRYWGMKQGADAYIAKPFHPQELVGTIKQLLRG from the coding sequence ATGAGTACAGTTATGGTTGTTGATGATAGCGTCACTCTGCGGGAGATGATTGCCGACTTGCTCAAAGGTAGGGGACTCAACGTCACCGTAGCAAGTGATGGCGTAGAAGCTCTAGAGCAAATCAAAGCCAACCGCCCGGATTTAGTCGTTCTGGATATCGTGATGCCCCGGATGAACGGCTACGAAGTCTGCCGCCGGCTCAAAAGCGACCCCAAAACTCAGAATTTGCCGGTGGTAATGTGTTCGAGCAAAAGCGAAGAGTTCGATCGCTACTGGGGAATGAAACAAGGAGCCGACGCCTACATCGCCAAGCCATTTCACCCTCAGGAATTGGTCGGCACTATTAAGCAACTGCTGCGCGGTTGA
- a CDS encoding response regulator, with translation MTQTQTILLVEDSPVDILLMQRAFRDRVFANISLQIVRDGDAAVFYLNGDGEYSDRERYPLPRIILLDLKLPRRSGHEVLGWLKQQPQLKRLPVVILTSSRQTLDVNLAYDLGVNSYLVKPVGFASLSEMMQNFGEYWLNHTELPESIEIPGLS, from the coding sequence ATGACGCAAACGCAGACGATTTTGCTGGTGGAAGATAGCCCGGTTGATATTCTGTTGATGCAGCGGGCGTTTCGCGATCGGGTTTTTGCTAATATTTCGCTGCAAATTGTCCGAGATGGAGATGCAGCGGTTTTTTATTTAAATGGTGATGGAGAATACAGCGATCGCGAGCGGTATCCTTTGCCTAGGATAATTTTACTAGATTTGAAGTTGCCCAGGCGATCGGGTCATGAGGTTCTGGGTTGGCTGAAGCAGCAGCCGCAACTCAAACGCCTGCCTGTGGTTATTTTGACTTCTTCCAGGCAAACATTAGATGTCAATCTAGCTTACGATTTAGGGGTGAATTCTTATTTAGTTAAACCTGTCGGGTTTGCTTCTCTATCGGAAATGATGCAGAATTTTGGTGAGTATTGGCTCAACCATACCGAGCTGCCGGAATCTATAGAAATTCCTGGTTTGTCGTGA
- a CDS encoding polysaccharide biosynthesis tyrosine autokinase: MDSRQDYKPFTPQSNGKLPQFSSQNYRDQFVQETDEEKLDLSWLGGVLRRRLPVMVAVTVGLSALAGSAIFLTAKKITLEYEGYFSLLVEPATAEGLLSKQLDNTVAADLAKINIEGISLVDYETQIRILRSPRMMEPVVKELRTWYSNMTYAELMSKLSINRLSYTKDGKQQGTKILEVRYKDTDKNKIYGVLDKVSKAYLEYSLQQRLTGINQGIKFIDMELPKLRERVEVLQLQVQKLRQQSNLFDPQLEGKSLSEQAQSIRGQQLAIQVQIKGLRNLYQSYEKLLKANNPQGVLMTQGQAYAGLLGQIQKIDSDLSMKLAQYREDSLPVIALRKSREELILTATEQARVVVMGTLETQIKEIEARDRAMTDSQNDLNQKIRNFSVTTRQYDNLQREQQVVNKSLSDFLAKREALRIDAAQQQIPWVLINPPEIPLDKFGQPIAATVKHTKKQLALAVILSGLLGIAIGLLVEVLNTVFHTPESMRTATRLPVLGVIPFTKKNQRPRPARARKVTSARSNSKSKVEVLEPLGVTPTVAMQPGKNILSDLDYPFLEAFRSLYTNIHLLSADRPLRSLLVSSAEAKDGKSTVALHLAATAAAIGQRVLLVDADLRCPQLHAKLGIPNVRGLGDAISTDMGLNDAIVRAPNQDNLFVLTAGQIPSDPIKLLSSKKMQYLMEQFQAFFDLVIYDTPPLAGLADAHLIAAHTDATIMVVQIAKTDRSQVRKVLEELKISGACVLGIVANGSKKSSGTYRQRPIGLETLYDQKLSAMGTKNQN; encoded by the coding sequence ATGGATAGCAGACAAGATTACAAACCCTTCACACCACAGTCAAATGGCAAACTGCCGCAATTCTCCAGTCAAAACTACAGAGATCAGTTCGTCCAGGAGACAGACGAAGAAAAGCTAGACTTGTCCTGGCTCGGAGGCGTCCTGCGCCGCCGTCTCCCGGTAATGGTGGCAGTAACCGTTGGTTTGAGCGCCCTCGCAGGCTCGGCAATCTTCCTGACAGCTAAAAAAATCACCCTGGAGTATGAAGGTTATTTTTCCCTATTAGTCGAACCTGCCACCGCAGAAGGTTTGCTTTCCAAACAATTAGACAATACCGTTGCTGCCGACTTAGCAAAAATTAATATAGAAGGAATTAGTTTGGTAGACTACGAAACGCAAATTAGGATTTTGCGGAGTCCCAGAATGATGGAGCCAGTAGTTAAGGAGTTGCGAACTTGGTATTCCAACATGACCTACGCCGAACTGATGTCCAAACTGTCGATCAACCGCCTCAGCTACACAAAAGATGGCAAACAGCAAGGTACAAAAATTTTAGAAGTTCGGTACAAAGATACAGACAAAAATAAAATTTACGGGGTTTTGGATAAAGTTTCTAAAGCTTATCTAGAATACAGCTTGCAGCAGAGGCTGACAGGCATAAATCAAGGCATAAAATTTATAGATATGGAGCTGCCAAAGCTGCGAGAAAGAGTTGAAGTTTTGCAACTGCAAGTCCAAAAATTGCGACAGCAGAGCAACTTGTTCGATCCGCAGCTAGAGGGCAAATCTCTGTCAGAACAAGCTCAAAGCATTCGGGGTCAGCAACTAGCAATTCAAGTACAAATAAAAGGGCTGCGGAACCTCTACCAAAGCTATGAGAAATTACTGAAGGCAAATAACCCCCAAGGTGTGCTGATGACCCAAGGACAAGCTTACGCTGGACTCTTAGGTCAAATCCAGAAAATAGACTCGGATTTGTCAATGAAATTAGCTCAGTACAGAGAAGACAGCTTGCCAGTTATAGCGCTGCGAAAAAGTCGCGAAGAACTGATTTTAACCGCCACTGAGCAAGCAAGAGTAGTGGTGATGGGAACTTTAGAGACGCAAATTAAAGAAATCGAAGCGCGCGATCGCGCCATGACTGATTCGCAAAATGACCTCAACCAAAAAATTAGAAATTTTTCAGTAACAACGCGGCAGTACGACAATTTACAGCGGGAACAGCAAGTAGTTAACAAGAGTTTGTCCGACTTTTTGGCAAAACGAGAAGCCTTGCGGATCGATGCGGCTCAGCAGCAAATACCTTGGGTGCTGATCAATCCGCCGGAAATTCCGCTAGACAAATTCGGTCAACCGATCGCAGCTACCGTCAAACACACCAAAAAACAGCTAGCACTGGCAGTAATTTTAAGCGGGCTGCTGGGCATAGCAATCGGCTTGCTGGTAGAGGTGTTAAACACTGTTTTCCACACTCCAGAATCAATGAGAACAGCCACAAGATTGCCCGTGCTCGGGGTGATTCCGTTTACCAAAAAAAACCAGCGCCCGCGGCCCGCCAGAGCCAGAAAAGTTACATCAGCTCGATCGAACTCGAAGTCAAAAGTGGAAGTTCTCGAACCCCTCGGAGTTACCCCGACTGTGGCGATGCAGCCCGGGAAAAATATTCTCAGCGACTTGGACTATCCATTTTTAGAAGCATTTCGATCGCTCTACACGAACATTCACTTGCTGAGTGCAGACCGGCCGCTGCGATCGCTGTTAGTGAGCTCTGCCGAAGCAAAAGACGGAAAATCTACAGTAGCTTTGCACCTGGCCGCCACAGCAGCCGCCATCGGACAGCGAGTCTTGTTAGTCGATGCCGATTTGCGCTGCCCGCAACTGCACGCTAAGCTAGGAATCCCGAACGTGCGCGGGCTCGGCGATGCCATCTCCACAGATATGGGCCTCAACGACGCGATCGTGCGAGCGCCCAACCAAGATAATTTGTTCGTACTCACCGCCGGCCAAATTCCCTCGGATCCGATCAAGCTGCTTTCTTCCAAAAAAATGCAGTATCTAATGGAGCAATTTCAAGCATTTTTTGACTTAGTGATTTATGACACCCCGCCTCTAGCAGGCTTGGCAGACGCTCACTTGATCGCAGCTCACACAGACGCTACGATTATGGTCGTGCAAATTGCCAAAACAGACCGATCGCAAGTTCGCAAAGTTTTAGAAGAATTAAAAATTTCTGGAGCTTGCGTCTTGGGAATCGTTGCTAACGGTAGCAAAAAATCCAGCGGCACCTATCGCCAGCGCCCGATCGGTTTAGAGACGCTCTACGACCAAAAACTATCGGCTATGGGCACAAAAAATCAAAATTAG
- a CDS encoding flippase → MLDKLTALSQKLGAGLGRLIGNLVRMLAGQGLQVSLGLFVGVWVARYLGPTQFGLLNYAIALVSLFASATAIGLGTIVVRDIARDPECKEEALGTAFIIQLVGGIITLLLSVSAIAVLNPDESLTLTLVAIISAGTMFQSFETINFWFQSQVQSKYTAVAKNSVCLLIAGIRIGLIELRAPLTAFAWTTFAEVAVGGLAIALVYQSRGNDFKLWRVSWRRGKQMVLESWPLVLSSLAVFIYSKIDLIMLGALDKTELGYYIVAVKISEICDFLPLIVASSIFSKLAQLRQKNYSEYVKEFQIYSDAMLFLWLGVGVPISLLAPVIVQTLYGDRYAASGGLLSIYIWTQFGTNFGIARNTYFALEGQLRYNLYLTVTGAIFNIVLNALLIPQYGAWGAITATFITYFYVTILVNFYIKELNPFAKIIMGSLNLYKAASRLLGAIG, encoded by the coding sequence ATGTTAGATAAGCTAACTGCGCTAAGTCAAAAGCTCGGTGCCGGTCTGGGGCGGTTAATTGGCAATCTGGTAAGGATGCTGGCCGGTCAAGGTTTGCAGGTGAGTTTGGGGCTGTTTGTAGGGGTGTGGGTGGCTCGCTATCTGGGGCCAACACAGTTTGGGTTGTTAAATTACGCGATCGCCCTTGTGTCTCTGTTTGCTTCGGCGACGGCGATCGGATTGGGTACTATCGTAGTGCGCGATATTGCTCGCGATCCTGAATGCAAAGAAGAGGCTCTGGGGACTGCTTTTATCATACAACTCGTAGGAGGAATCATTACTTTATTGCTGTCGGTGAGCGCGATCGCCGTACTGAATCCAGACGAGAGTTTAACTCTGACATTGGTAGCGATAATCTCCGCTGGAACAATGTTTCAATCCTTTGAAACCATCAATTTTTGGTTTCAGTCCCAAGTTCAATCTAAGTATACTGCGGTTGCGAAAAACTCCGTATGTTTACTCATAGCAGGCATCCGCATCGGATTGATTGAACTCAGAGCACCGCTGACGGCTTTTGCGTGGACGACATTCGCAGAGGTGGCTGTGGGCGGATTGGCGATCGCCCTGGTTTATCAAAGTAGGGGTAATGACTTCAAGTTGTGGCGGGTGAGTTGGCGGCGGGGCAAACAAATGGTGCTGGAAAGCTGGCCGCTGGTGCTGTCTAGCTTGGCAGTTTTCATCTATTCTAAAATCGATTTGATTATGCTCGGTGCTTTAGATAAAACTGAGTTGGGATATTACATAGTTGCAGTTAAAATATCGGAAATTTGCGATTTTTTACCGCTGATTGTCGCGTCTTCTATTTTTAGCAAACTCGCACAGTTAAGACAAAAAAATTATAGCGAATACGTAAAAGAATTTCAAATTTACTCGGATGCTATGTTATTTTTGTGGTTGGGAGTCGGGGTGCCAATTAGCCTGCTGGCTCCTGTGATAGTCCAGACTCTTTATGGCGATCGATATGCAGCTTCCGGCGGGCTGCTGTCAATTTATATTTGGACTCAATTTGGCACCAACTTCGGGATAGCGAGAAATACCTATTTTGCTCTCGAAGGTCAACTGCGATACAATCTTTACTTGACAGTAACAGGAGCAATTTTTAATATAGTATTGAACGCTTTACTGATTCCTCAATATGGAGCTTGGGGAGCAATTACTGCCACGTTTATAACTTATTTTTATGTAACTATTTTAGTTAATTTTTACATAAAAGAATTAAACCCGTTCGCCAAAATAATTATGGGTTCGTTAAATTTATATAAAGCAGCTTCTAGGCTGCTCGGGGCGATCGGCTGA
- a CDS encoding response regulator, with protein MLCILLIDDNPNDRLMIDRELRKTFTDLEIKSVIDAQTLEQILVAGGFDLVITDYQLHWSDGLTVLKQVQSRYPNCPVIMCTDSGSEQVAVESMKAGLSDYVFKGRHFKRLTGSVRESLEKQQLRENYTKTSAQLAISEERLRVAISASHMGTWDWNILTSEVVWSEGHERLFGLEKGSFSGTYAGFFACVHPEDRDSISGAIASSLENKIEYQHEFRVIWPDGTLHWIAGRGKFFYDSNDQSVRSIGVVWDITDRKLSEARIHESEENLRFALEAANTVAFSWDLVSGEARRSSNAQTHLCLGPDSRVGTFEEKKNAVHPDDGDSFLADLDAALSGSGVYDSEHRQERPDGSVIWLHDKGRVVFDASGKPVRLFGVAIDITARKQLEYDRSQALARERSYLHRLQQLTSASVAINSTLSVAEILQLAADSARQILEVHQVAVNLSPSAHWDAGISKFSLSEKYAQWQNYCEEPDGTGIYQQVCQQQQAMRMTQSELEAHPAWRGFGKAGGNHPPMRGWLAVPLTARDGRNLGLIQLSDKYEGEFGEDDESILMQLAQAVSASIENARLYEESQQANRMKDEFLATLSHELRSPLNAILGWAQLLRNRSFSPEATARALETIERNAKLQTQLIEDLLDISRIIRGKLTLNPCPVNLISMVEGAVNTVRLAADAKSIEVQFAILDSGCDTAEFCQLGEVSGDRESQLNPKFLVSGDPGRLQQVIWNLLTNAIKFTPRGGRVEIRLQRLDSEVELSVSDTGIGIAANFLPYVFESFRQADATITRNYSGLGLGLAIVRQLVELHGGTVWAQSPGLDLGSTFTFRLPSMPLNSIAREEAPVLVGGGNLLGVKILVVDDEVDSREFMMFVLSDSGAAVRAASSAAEAFEVASAFCPDILVSDIGMPEEDGYSLLRKLRSLKSQNRGKFRAIALTAYARDEDRDRALKAGFDRHLPKPVPPDVLVEAIVSLRQQAIAI; from the coding sequence ATGCTGTGTATCCTGTTGATCGACGACAACCCGAACGATCGCCTGATGATCGATCGAGAACTGAGAAAAACTTTTACCGATTTAGAAATCAAGTCGGTGATTGATGCCCAAACTCTCGAACAAATCCTGGTAGCAGGGGGGTTTGACTTGGTAATTACCGACTACCAACTGCACTGGAGCGACGGATTAACTGTTTTAAAACAAGTTCAAAGCCGCTACCCAAACTGTCCGGTAATTATGTGTACCGACAGCGGCAGCGAACAAGTGGCAGTCGAATCAATGAAAGCGGGTTTGAGCGATTACGTGTTCAAAGGGCGGCACTTCAAGCGGCTGACCGGCTCAGTGCGCGAAAGCTTGGAAAAACAGCAGTTGCGCGAGAATTACACCAAAACGTCGGCGCAGTTGGCAATTTCTGAGGAAAGGCTGAGGGTGGCAATCTCGGCCTCGCACATGGGAACTTGGGATTGGAATATATTAACGAGCGAGGTGGTTTGGTCGGAGGGACACGAACGGTTATTCGGGTTGGAAAAAGGTAGTTTTTCGGGAACTTACGCAGGGTTTTTTGCCTGCGTTCACCCGGAAGATCGCGATTCTATTTCTGGGGCGATCGCCTCGTCTTTAGAAAATAAAATAGAATACCAGCACGAATTTAGAGTTATTTGGCCCGACGGCACCTTGCACTGGATCGCGGGTAGGGGCAAGTTTTTTTATGATTCTAACGATCAATCGGTGCGATCGATCGGCGTGGTTTGGGATATTACCGATCGCAAGTTATCCGAAGCCAGAATACACGAGAGCGAGGAGAATTTGCGGTTTGCCCTAGAAGCAGCTAATACGGTGGCTTTTAGCTGGGATCTTGTTTCTGGGGAAGCCCGCCGCTCGTCCAATGCCCAAACACATCTGTGTTTGGGCCCAGACAGCAGGGTTGGCACTTTTGAGGAAAAAAAGAATGCGGTGCATCCAGATGATGGCGACAGCTTTTTGGCTGATTTGGATGCCGCGCTCAGCGGCTCGGGAGTTTACGACTCGGAACACCGCCAAGAGCGCCCCGACGGTTCGGTGATTTGGCTTCACGATAAAGGGCGGGTGGTTTTTGACGCATCCGGTAAACCAGTGCGGCTGTTCGGCGTGGCGATCGACATTACCGCTCGCAAACAGTTAGAATACGATCGATCCCAAGCTTTGGCGCGCGAGCGATCGTATTTGCACCGCCTGCAACAATTAACAAGTGCCTCAGTTGCGATCAACTCCACGCTGTCGGTAGCAGAAATACTTCAGTTAGCGGCAGATAGCGCCCGCCAAATTCTGGAAGTCCACCAGGTAGCCGTCAACCTCAGCCCTTCCGCCCACTGGGATGCGGGAATTAGCAAGTTTTCCCTGTCCGAAAAATACGCCCAGTGGCAAAATTACTGCGAAGAACCAGACGGTACAGGGATTTACCAACAAGTTTGCCAGCAGCAACAGGCGATGCGGATGACTCAAAGCGAGTTAGAAGCTCACCCGGCTTGGCGGGGGTTCGGCAAGGCTGGGGGGAATCACCCGCCGATGCGGGGGTGGCTGGCGGTACCGCTGACGGCTCGCGACGGCAGAAATTTGGGATTGATTCAGTTGTCGGACAAGTACGAGGGGGAGTTTGGCGAAGATGACGAAAGTATTTTAATGCAGTTGGCTCAGGCGGTGTCGGCGAGTATCGAAAACGCCCGACTTTATGAGGAATCTCAGCAAGCAAATCGGATGAAAGATGAGTTTTTGGCAACTCTTTCTCACGAATTGCGATCGCCATTAAACGCGATTTTGGGCTGGGCGCAACTGTTGCGTAATCGCAGTTTCAGTCCGGAGGCTACTGCACGGGCTTTGGAAACGATCGAGCGCAATGCGAAATTGCAAACTCAATTGATTGAGGATTTGCTGGATATTTCCCGAATTATTCGCGGCAAGTTGACCTTGAATCCTTGTCCGGTAAATTTGATTTCGATGGTGGAAGGAGCGGTGAATACCGTGCGTTTGGCAGCCGATGCTAAGTCGATCGAGGTGCAGTTTGCAATTCTAGATTCGGGCTGCGATACTGCGGAATTTTGCCAGCTCGGGGAGGTTTCTGGCGATCGCGAATCTCAGTTAAATCCGAAATTTTTGGTATCGGGAGACCCCGGCCGCTTGCAGCAGGTAATTTGGAATTTGTTGACGAATGCGATTAAGTTTACGCCCCGCGGCGGGCGAGTGGAAATTCGCTTGCAGCGACTTGATTCGGAGGTTGAGCTGTCTGTTTCCGACACGGGAATTGGAATTGCAGCCAATTTTTTGCCCTACGTGTTTGAATCTTTCCGGCAAGCGGATGCTACGATTACTCGCAATTATAGCGGTTTGGGGCTGGGGCTGGCGATCGTCCGGCAGTTGGTGGAACTCCACGGCGGCACGGTGTGGGCCCAGAGTCCGGGACTGGATCTGGGTTCGACTTTTACTTTCCGCCTCCCTTCAATGCCACTAAATTCGATCGCCCGCGAGGAAGCGCCTGTGTTGGTAGGGGGCGGTAATTTGCTGGGAGTAAAAATTTTGGTGGTTGATGACGAGGTTGATTCGCGGGAATTTATGATGTTTGTCTTGAGCGATTCCGGGGCTGCTGTCAGGGCTGCATCCTCTGCTGCTGAAGCGTTTGAGGTGGCTTCGGCTTTTTGTCCGGATATTTTGGTGAGCGATATCGGAATGCCGGAGGAAGACGGCTATTCGCTCCTCAGAAAGCTGCGCTCCTTGAAAAGCCAAAACCGAGGGAAGTTTCGGGCGATCGCCCTGACGGCTTATGCTAGGGATGAAGACCGCGATCGAGCTTTGAAAGCTGGTTTCGATCGGCATCTGCCTAAACCCGTGCCACCCGATGTCTTAGTGGAGGCGATAGTCAGTTTGAGGCAGCAAGCGATCGCAATTTAA